The following are encoded together in the Amyelois transitella isolate CPQ chromosome 6, ilAmyTran1.1, whole genome shotgun sequence genome:
- the LOC132901861 gene encoding uncharacterized protein LOC132901861: MSMLKLKRTPPQTPTSASAPNISALELDTQVAQTSCENVTLRSLKRSRDDFAELKEYLLDIVTASKQEQNAKLNTLISAVSEIKEQNNDIRNSVEFVSAKYDELATKVSSLEEERKHDRAYIKDLETRVEILERQIKSSSLELRNIPCQKNETREYLLNIVKATGSALDIRVEPSDIKNVYRVPGKTEDNKPIVAELNSVGLKDNLIRAVKAHNKRNPENKFSTSNLNLNGPSKPVYISESLSSKTKKLFYLARYAASANGYKFCWVYNGKVFLRKSEGSPQIRIGSEEDLNCAITQ; the protein is encoded by the coding sequence ATGTcgatgttaaaattaaaacgtaCTCCACCACAAACACCGACCTCGGCTTCTGCGCCAAATATTTCGGCCTTGGAGCTGGATACTCAAGTTGCGCAAACTTCATGTGAAAACGTTACATTAAGGAGTTTAAAACGCTCCCGTGATGATTTTGCTGAATTAAAAGAGTACTTACTTGATATCGTCACTGCGTCTAAGCAAGAACAGAATGCCAAGCTTAATACTTTAATCAGTGCAGTATCGGAAATCAAGGAACAAAATAACGATATACGCAACTCTGTGGAATTTGTTTCTGCCAAGTACGACGAGTTAGCTACAAAAGTGAGCTCCCTTGAAGAAGAACGAAAACACGATCGTGCGTACATAAAGGATCTTGAGACCAGAGTTGAGATATTGGAGCGACAAATAAAATCTTCATCTTTGGAGTTGCGAAATATTCCATGTCAAAAAAACGAGACTAGAGAATATTTACTGAATATTGTTAAAGCTACTGGGTCAGCGTTAGACATTCGTGTGGAGCCGTCAGACATCAAAAATGTGTATAGAGTGCCTGGCAAGACTGAAGACAACAAACCAATTGTTGCTGAGTTGAATAGTGTCGGGTTAAAAGATAACCTTATCAGAGCGGTCAAAGCTCACAATAAAAGGAATCCCGAAAACAAGTTCTCAACCTCTAACCTGAACTTAAACGGTCCGTCTAAACCAGTATACATATCTGAGAGTCTTTCTTCAAAAaccaaaaaactattttatttggcCAGGTATGCAGCATCGGCCAACGGATATAAGTTCTGCTGGGTCTATAATGGCAAGGTCTTTCTTCGCAAATCCGAGGGTTCACCGCAGATACGCATAGGGTCAGAAGAGGATCTCAATTGTGCAATCACACAATAG